A genomic segment from Xiphophorus maculatus strain JP 163 A chromosome 6, X_maculatus-5.0-male, whole genome shotgun sequence encodes:
- the klhl24 gene encoding kelch-like protein 24, with protein MVLVLGRRINSSISDTKESPLVKRKVLPVECKVGDVFDFCSGASHSEGILQVFNEFRDCRLFTDVVISVEGREFPCHRAVLCACSSYFKAMFCNDHRESREMLVEINGIVAEAMETFLNYVYTGRAKITTENVQFLFETANLFQITTLRDACAKFLEDQLDPCNCIGIQRFADTHSLKQLASRCKSYALANFSEVSHHEEFLDLRVEELKDYIGKEDLSVSKEEIVFEAVMKWVYHNVDQRRSMLKSLLQHVRLPLLHPNYFVQTVEGDELIQNAPECYQLLHEARRYHVLGNEMMSPRTRPRRSTGYSEVIVVVGGCERVGGFNLPYNDCYDPVTGEWKSLAKLPEFTKSEYAVCTLRNDILVSGGRINSRDVWLYNSQLNLWIKVASLVKGRWRHKMGVLLGKVYAVGGYDGQSRLSSVECYDSFSNRWTEVAPMKEAVSSPAVASCSGKLYVIGGGPDDETCSDKVQCFDPNTNTWLLRASIPIAKRCITAVSLNNLIYVCGGLTKNLYCYDPTQDYWMLVCHTFTKQESCGMSVVNGKIYILGGQGENGEATDTIVCYDPATGLMSGDHGMPRPICYHGCVTIHRYCDKTKP; from the exons ATGGTGTTGGTTCTGGGCAGGAGAATAAACAGCAGTATCTCAGACACCAAAGAATCACCACTTGTCAAACGCAAG GTTTTGCCAGTTGAATGCAAAGTAGGCGATGTCTTTGACTTCTGCTCTGGTGCGTCACATTCAGAGGGAATCCTTCAGGTGTTCAATGAGTTCCGCGACTGCCGCCTTTTCACTGATGTGGTTATCAGCGTGGAGGGCCGCGAGTTTCCCTGCCACCGCGCTGTTCTCTGTGCCTGCTCTTCCTACTTCAAAGCCATGTTCTGCAATGATCACCGTGAGAGCAGGGAGATGCTGGTTGAAATCAACGGCATTGTGGCCGAGGCGATGGAGACCTTCCTCAACTATGTTTACACTGGCCGTGCCAAGATCACCACCGAGAATGTCCAGTTTCTCTTTGAAACCGCCAACCTCTTCCAGATCACCACACTGCGGGATGCTTGTGCAAAGTTCCTAGAGGACCAGCTTGACCCATGCAACTGTATTGGCATTCAGCGCTTTGCAGATACTCACTCTCTCAAGCAGCTTGCTAGTCGCTGCAAAAGTTACGCCCTGGCAAACTTCTCAGAGGTGTCACACCACGAAGAGTTCCTTGACCTACGGGTTGAAGAGCTGAAAGACTATATTGGCAAAGAAGATTTGTCCGTCAGTAAGGAGGAGATAGTGTTTGAGGCAGTGATGAAATGGGTGTACCACAACGTGGACCAAAGGCGAAGCATGCTAAAGAGTTTGCTGCAGCACGTTCGGTTGCCCCTGCTTCATCCCAATTACTTCGTCCAGACAGTGGAGGGAGACGAGCTCATCCAGAACGCTCCAGAGTGCTACCAGCTCCTCCATGAGGCCAGGCGCTACCACGTGCTAGGAAACGAAATGATGTCACCCAGAACTCGTCCACGCAG GTCGACTGGTTACTCAGAGGTGATTGTAGTGGTTGGAGGTTGTGAGCGAGTGGGGGGCTTCAACCTGCCCTACAATGATTGCTATGATCCAGTCACAGGGGAATGGAAATCCCTGGCAAAGCTGCCTGAGTTCACCAAGTCAGAGTATGCTGTCTGCACCTTGCGTAATGACATCTTGGTGTCTG GAGGACGCATTAACAGCAGGGATGTGTGGCTGTACAACTCGCAGCTCAACCTTTGGATCAAAGTGGCTTCTCTTGTCAAGGGCCGCTGGAGACATAAGATGGGTGTCCTACTGGGCaag GTCTACGCTGTGGGTGGCTATGACGGGCAGAGCCGCCTGAGCAGTGTGGAGTGCTACGACTCCTTCTCCAACCGCTGGACAGAAGTGGCTCCAATGAAAGAGGCAGTCAGTTCTCCAGCTGTGGCCAGCTGCAGCGGCAAGCTCTATGTTATTGGAGGAGGCCCGGATGATGAAACTTGTTCAGACAAG GTTCAGTGCTTTGAtccaaatacaaatacatggtTACTACGGGCCAGCATCCCCATCGCTAAGCGCTGCATCACAGCTGTGTCCCTCAACAACCTGATCTATGTCTGCGGTGGCCTTACCAAGAACCTTTATTGCTACGACCCAACACAAGACTACTGGATGCTTGTGTGCCACACCTTTACCAAACAG GAAAGTTGTGGCATGTCAGTGGTTAACGGGAAGATCTACATCCTTGGTGGCCAAGGGGAAAATGGTGAAGCTACAGATACAATCGTATGCTATGACCCAGCGACAGGCCTCATGTCAGGAGATCATGGCATGCCACGACCCATCTGCTACCACGGATGTGTAACCATCCACCGCTATTGTGACAAAACCAAGCCATGA